Proteins encoded in a region of the Nitrospirota bacterium genome:
- a CDS encoding calcium-translocating P-type ATPase, PMCA-type encodes MAMISSFPPIPSKPFHPDAPAWHVLPLSDVAQRLTVDPQAGLSGEEVSRRIVRYGLNEIRERPPRPLWRMFLDQFTDFMILVLIGAAIVSGIVGEPPDAIAIVVIVLLNGVIGFVQEYRAERAVAALKLLAASTARVRRGGRTTELSALQLVPGDVVLLEAGNTIPADLRLIDSVQLKVDESPLTGESVPVEKRTDPLHEPEAPLGDRVNLAYKGTSVTYGRGSGLVVATGMQTELGRIAAMLGNEEAVKTPLQKRLALFGRRLALAALAICAIVFAIGVLRGESVVLMFLTAVSLAVAAIPEALPAVVTVSLALGARRMVKKRALIRRLPAVETLGSVTYICSDKTGTLTQNKMRVEQLIVNGQLENGSTSEEESWRRLMKAMALSNDAIRHEDGHMIGDPTEVALFQGAEERGYGKAEWLEQAPRVAELPFDSDRKCMTTLHREGSEVVAFTKGAPEQVVALCDGQLTGDARTSLDSAALLEQADRMAASGLRVLALAYRTWPDLPAELTPDCIERGLTFLGLVGLMDPPREEAREAVSLCKSAGITPVMITGDHPATARAIALRLGIIEDGGAVMTGQELAKLPRDEYEAKVEGIRVYARVSPEQKITIVKGLQDQGEFVAMTGDGVNDAPALQRADIGIAMGLAGTDVAREAAHMILLDDNFATIVTAVKEGRRIFDNIRKFIKYALSCNTAEVWTIFLAPFLGLPIPLLPIHILWINLVTDGLPGLALAVEPEEKGLMERPPRPPGESIFAGGMWQGILWIGLLMGGVTLVTQAWAYRTGHAHWQTMVFTVLALSQMGNVLALRSERESFFTLGPLTNLPLLGAVLLTFVLQMCTIYIPALNPIFKTEPLDLDELLLCLALSSIVFITVEIEKWCIRQGWLRWNAKNAEPPPV; translated from the coding sequence ATGGCAATGATCTCAAGTTTCCCTCCCATTCCTTCGAAGCCGTTTCATCCTGACGCGCCGGCGTGGCATGTGCTGCCCCTGTCGGATGTGGCGCAACGGCTGACGGTTGATCCACAGGCGGGCTTAAGCGGAGAGGAAGTCTCGCGGCGGATCGTTCGCTACGGTCTGAATGAAATCCGTGAACGACCCCCACGCCCGCTCTGGCGCATGTTCCTCGATCAATTCACCGACTTCATGATCCTTGTCTTGATCGGGGCGGCGATCGTTTCCGGGATCGTCGGCGAACCGCCCGATGCGATTGCCATCGTCGTGATCGTCCTGCTCAACGGGGTGATCGGCTTTGTCCAGGAGTATCGGGCTGAGCGAGCCGTCGCTGCCCTGAAATTGCTCGCAGCCTCCACGGCGCGGGTCCGGCGTGGTGGCCGTACGACAGAGCTCTCCGCTCTGCAGCTGGTGCCTGGCGATGTCGTGCTGCTGGAGGCCGGTAATACGATACCGGCGGATCTACGTCTGATCGACAGCGTTCAGCTGAAAGTGGATGAGTCACCGCTGACCGGTGAGTCGGTCCCGGTTGAGAAGCGCACGGACCCGTTGCACGAGCCTGAGGCACCGCTCGGCGACCGGGTGAACCTCGCGTACAAGGGAACCAGCGTGACCTATGGTCGCGGCAGCGGTCTGGTGGTTGCAACCGGCATGCAGACTGAATTGGGCAGAATCGCTGCAATGCTGGGGAATGAAGAGGCCGTGAAGACGCCGCTCCAAAAGCGGCTCGCGCTGTTCGGGCGGCGGCTGGCTCTAGCGGCATTGGCGATTTGCGCCATTGTGTTTGCCATCGGTGTATTGCGTGGTGAATCGGTTGTGTTGATGTTTTTGACGGCGGTGAGTCTGGCCGTCGCGGCGATCCCCGAAGCGCTCCCTGCCGTGGTAACCGTGTCTCTGGCCTTAGGGGCTCGCCGGATGGTGAAGAAACGGGCGCTGATCCGCCGATTGCCGGCGGTGGAGACGCTGGGGTCTGTCACCTACATCTGTTCGGACAAGACGGGCACGCTCACACAGAACAAGATGCGAGTGGAGCAACTCATTGTGAACGGCCAACTGGAGAATGGATCCACGAGCGAGGAGGAGTCGTGGCGTCGATTGATGAAGGCCATGGCGCTTAGCAACGACGCGATCAGGCACGAGGATGGCCACATGATCGGCGATCCGACGGAAGTCGCGCTCTTTCAGGGGGCAGAAGAGAGGGGATACGGGAAGGCTGAATGGCTGGAGCAGGCGCCTCGGGTGGCGGAATTACCGTTCGATTCAGATCGCAAATGTATGACGACCCTGCACCGGGAGGGTTCGGAGGTCGTGGCCTTCACCAAGGGGGCGCCTGAGCAGGTTGTGGCCCTGTGCGATGGGCAGTTAACCGGCGATGCCAGAACCTCACTCGATTCGGCGGCGCTGTTAGAGCAAGCCGACCGGATGGCGGCGAGCGGGTTGCGCGTCTTGGCCCTGGCCTATCGGACCTGGCCGGATCTCCCGGCGGAACTGACCCCTGACTGCATCGAGCGCGGGCTGACGTTTCTCGGTCTGGTCGGCTTGATGGATCCGCCGAGGGAAGAAGCGAGGGAGGCGGTGTCCCTCTGTAAATCGGCAGGCATCACGCCGGTGATGATTACCGGCGATCATCCTGCGACGGCCCGCGCCATTGCCCTGCGCCTCGGCATTATCGAGGACGGCGGAGCGGTGATGACCGGGCAGGAACTGGCGAAGTTGCCGCGGGATGAATACGAGGCGAAGGTGGAGGGGATCAGGGTCTATGCGCGTGTATCGCCGGAGCAGAAGATTACGATCGTGAAGGGCCTACAAGATCAAGGCGAATTCGTCGCGATGACCGGCGATGGCGTGAACGATGCCCCGGCGCTTCAGCGCGCCGACATTGGCATCGCAATGGGGCTGGCCGGGACGGATGTGGCGCGCGAAGCGGCGCATATGATCCTGCTGGATGACAATTTTGCCACGATCGTGACGGCGGTGAAGGAAGGGCGGCGGATCTTCGATAATATCCGTAAGTTCATCAAGTACGCGCTGTCGTGTAATACCGCGGAGGTCTGGACGATCTTTTTGGCGCCCTTCCTGGGATTGCCGATTCCCTTGTTGCCGATTCACATTTTGTGGATCAACCTCGTCACCGATGGGTTGCCGGGGCTGGCACTGGCGGTTGAGCCGGAAGAAAAGGGCCTCATGGAACGACCGCCCAGACCGCCGGGCGAGAGCATCTTCGCAGGCGGCATGTGGCAGGGTATTCTCTGGATCGGCCTGCTCATGGGAGGCGTGACGCTCGTCACCCAGGCCTGGGCCTACCGCACGGGACATGCCCATTGGCAAACGATGGTCTTCACCGTTCTGGCGTTGTCGCAGATGGGTAACGTGCTCGCGCTCCGGTCCGAGCGCGAGTCCTTCTTTACTCTGGGGCCGTTGACGAACCTTCCCTTGTTAGGCGCGGTACTTCTCACCTTTGTGTTGCAGATGTGCACGATCTATATCCCGGCGTTGAATCCGATCTTCAAGACCGAGCCGCTTGATCTCGACGAACTGCTGTTGTGTCTGGCGCTCTCGTCGATCGTATTCATCACGGTGGAGATTGAGAAGTGGTGTATCCGGCAAGGTTGGTTGCGCTGGAACGCGAAGAATGCGGAGCCGCCACCTGTGTGA